Within Deinococcus actinosclerus, the genomic segment CCTTGCGGTGAGGGCATTGTGCCGGGCCGCCCGCCACGAAAGTACTGGTGTACCCATGACAGGTGGAAGTACACCACCAGTTCAGGTACACCGCCCGGTTCCTGCCACGAGACAAGAGGCGCCCGGCCTGCACCGGACGCCCCCTCAGGTCAGGCTGCTCAGCCGTTCAGCCACTCGGCCAGCGTCGCCTCGAACGCCGCGTGGTGGTCGTGGTGGTACAGGATGCCGTGGAAGCCGGCGTCGTTCGCCGCGTCGATGTTCTCCTGCACGTCGTCCACGAACGCCACCTGCGCCGCCGGGACGCCCATGGCGGCCTCCAGCGCCGCGAACGACTCCGGGGACGGCTTCTTGTGCCCCAGTTCGTTGCTGAACACCGGCTGGTGGAACCGCGCGAACCGCGGGTCGCGGCGCAGGTGGTCGCTCACGACCGGGTAGTTGTTGCTCAGCAGGCCCACCCGCACCCCGGCGGGCAGCGCGGCCAGCGTGGCGTACATGGGCGCGTTGTCGTGAATGCTGCCCAGGTACAGCGGCTCGAAATCGGTGTACGGCATGGGAATCCCCGCCTCCTCCTGCAGGACCGTCCAGAACTGCGGGAGGGTCCAGGCCCCCACCTCCAGCTGGCGGACGTGCCGGAAGTAGGAGTCCCGCACGCGTTCCACCGGGACGCCGCTGCGGTCCGCCACGTTCTGGGTGCTGCGGCCATCGAAGGTTCCCACCGTGAACACGCCGCCCCAGTCGAAGGCCACGTGCCGTTTCTGCTCGCTCGTCATCCGCCCGATCATGCCGCAGGGTCGCGGGGACTGCGGCGCCATTGTGCAGACCGGGGCCGGGGGGCCGGGCGGGGTTACTCGGGCAGCAGCAGCCCCCGGCGGTCCCACGCGGCCACGTTCAGGGCGTGCATGGCCTGCCAGGGCCGCGTCCAGTCGGCGTCCGCCTGCAGCTTCTGCCCCCGCCCGTGCCGCAGGACGTGCGCGCGGTGCGCGGCCAGCAGGTCCGGCACCGGGCAGTCCGGGTGCAGGTGCATGTCGATCTCCTCGCTCAGGGCGGGTGCGTAGGGCTGGCGGGCGCTGCTGGTCAGCACGCACGCGAACCCGCTAGCGCGGTCACGCAGCCACGTGAGCACCTGCACGAACGGCCAGCCGGTGTCGGCCGTTTCCGGCGTCTCGCTCCAGCGCAGTCCGGCGGTGCTGTCGGGCTCCAGCCGGTAGGCGCGCAGGTGGCGCACCTCGGAGACGCCGGGCAGGTAGTAGGTGCCCAGCGGCGCGGCGCCCGCCGCGAGCAGGTCGGCGTGCAGAGACGTGATGGCGCGCGACTGCTCCGGCGTGGCGCCCCAGGCCCGGTCCTCCAGCGGCTGCGGCGCGAGCGTCTCGGACACGAGCGGGCCCGGCAGGGCGCGGCGGTCGAGGCGGGCCAGACTCAGCTCCGGCAGCAGGCTGACGGCGCGCTCGGGGCCGACCAGCCGCTGAAGCTCGTCATCCGTGAGTGCAGCCAGGTTGAGGCGACGGGACACGCCCCCCATCATAACGTGCCCGACTTACATTTTCAGCACACGCGGCGCGTGTGACGCCGCCGGGAAAGGCCACCGGATCAGCCCCTATAGTGCAGAGCATGACCGATGCGTCCTCTCAGACCAACGACCTCCAGGCGGTCGCCCAGGCCCTCCTGACCCACACCGGCCCCATCGTGGTGCTGTCCCACGAGAACCCGGACGGCGACGCGCTGGGCAGCGTCCTGGGGCTCACCCGGGCGCTGCGGCAGCTGGGCCGCGAGGTGATCGCCCCGGTGCACGTCCCGCGCTTCCTGGCCTTCGTGCCCCGGCCCGGCGAGCTGAGCGACCGCCTGAGCAGCTGGCCCGAGGGGGCCATGGCCGCCGTGCTGGACGTGGACAACAACGACCACGTGCGGGTGGCGGGCGCCGACCTGAGCACCTTCCGGGGGCCAGTCGTGAACGTGGATCACCACGGCACGAACGCCCGGCGCGCCGACGCCCTGGCCGTGGACCCGGGCCAGCCGGCCGCCGCCGTGATGGTGGCCGAGCTGATCGACCTGCTGGGCGCCCGCTGGACCGAGGAGATCGCCACGCCGCTGATGCTGGGCCTGATCACCGACACCGGTTCGTTCCGGTTCGATTCGGTCACCCCGCAGGCGTTCCGCGCCGCCGCGCGGCTGCGCGAGGCCGGCGCGCGCCTGGGCTGGATCAGCGATCAGCTCGGCCAGAATCCGGTGACGTACTACACGCTGCTGCGCGAGGTGCTGGGCACGCTGGAATTCCTGCACGGGGGCCGCGTGGTGCTCGCCCGCGTGGACGAGGCGATGCTGGCGCGCGCCGGGGCCGCCTGGGAGGACGTGGAGAACTACGTGGGCATGCTGCGCAACGCCGAGGGCTCGCAGCTGGCCGTGATGGTCAAGGACTTCGGCGACCGGGTGAAGCTCTCACTGCGGTCCCGCGCCGGCCTGAGCGCCCAGAACATCGCCGTGGCCCTGGGCGGCGGCGGCCACGTCCCGGCCGCCGGGGCCAGCCTGAACCAGCCCTGGCCGGAGGTGGCCGCGCAGCTGGACGCCGCAATCACGGCGGAACTCGCGCGGGTCGACGCCCTGGGCGCGTAGGCCGGGTGGGCGAAACAGCCCTGAGGGCCAGGCGTGTCTCCCTCAGGGCGGCGCGCTGGCGTCCCCCCGGCCGTCAGCGCGCCGGGGCACCCAGCGCCGTCGTCCGGGCGGGCGCGTCCAGCACGACCTTCAACGCCGCGTTGATCCACGCGAACGCGCGGCGGGTGTTCGGCATGGTGTAGCTCTGATCCGCGCCGCGCTGCATGAACACGTATACCAGGTGGCGGCCGTCCGTGGTCTCCACGTACCCGCTGTAGGTCAGCAGCTGCCAGCCGTTCCCGCCCTTGGCGCCCACGTAGCGCACGCGGCCCTGGTGGGTGATCGTCAGCGCGGACTTCCCGAAGCCGGTGGCCATGACCTCCCGCTGCCAGCGGCGCGACGCCTCGGACAGGTCGGGCCGCAGGAATTCCTGCGCGACGAGCGTCCCGAACTCGTACGGCGTGCTCAGGTTGTACACCTGCGCGTCCAGCGCGTCGTCCCGGCGGTGGTCGAAATAGTCGTTCAGCTTCCGCTGCACGTAGTCCGCCCGGTATTTCTGCGCGTCCCGGTCGATCAGCGCCGCGATCCGGCGCTGCTCCTCGCCGCGCGCGCCGGTCCAGCGGCCACTGCCGTTGAAGGTGGCCGACAGGCCCGACTGCGCGACCCACCACGCCTTGGTGGGCAGGATCAGGCGGGTGCGGCACAGTCCGAGGCGGTCCGCCACGTCCTGCACGGCCCCCAGGCCGGCGCGGCGGTGCAGGATGTCGGTGGCGGTGTTGTCGCTGTTGTGGATCATGCGCTCGCTCAGGGCCCGCACGTCCGACCCGTCGAAGGGGTAGCTGCCCAGCGACTGGTTCTGCCGGGTCACGGTGAACCGCTCGCCGGGCTGCATGCGCCCGGCATCCACCTCGCGCAGCAGCGCCCACAGCACCGCCTGCTTGTACGTGCTCGCCAGCGGAAACACGCTGTCCGGGTTGGTCGCCACGGCCCGCACCGGGCGCAGCGTCACCGGATCGATCTCCGCCACCCACAGGCCCAGCTGCCCGCTCAGGTGATGGGGCGGGGGTGGGGCCTTGGGCACGACCGGCGCAGGCAGCAGGCAGCCCCGGTCATCACGCAACGCATCGGGCGCGGGCTGCGCCGGGCCCGGGAGCGCCTGGCCGGGCGCCGCCTGGCGTTGCAGCGTCACGTGTCCCTCGCGCTGCGGGGCGGGCTGGGCGCAGCCCAGCAGCAGAGCGGGCAGCCACCACGTAGCCCGGAGGGGAAAGCGCCTCACGTCAGACCGTGACGGGCTCCAGGGTCACGCCCACCGTGCCGGGCCCCGCGTGGGTCGCCACGACCGCGCCGATCTGGTGGTCTCCCATGTCCTCGAAGTTCAGGCCTGCCAGTCCGGCGCGGACCTCCTGAACGTACTCCTCGCCGCCCGGGGTGCACATGACCGCCACGCGGGCACTGCCGTGCTGCGCCACGTACTTGCGGACGTGCTCCACGATGTCGGCCATGGCCTTCTTGTGGCCGCGCACGCGCCCGCCGGACTCCACGCGCCCGTCCTTGACGATCAGGATCGGTTTGATGTTCAGCAGGCTGCCCAGCAGCGCCTGCGCGCCCCCGATGCGCCCGTTGATGCGCAGGAAGTCCAGGGTGTCCACCGTGAAGCGGATGTCGGCCTTCGCCCCGGCCGCCTCAAGCTGCCGCACGATCTCGTTCATGCTCAGGCCCTGGTGCGCCAGTTCCGCGGCACGCAGCACGCGCAGACCCAGGCCCATGCTCACCGAGCGGCTGTCCACGACCGTGACCTTCCCACCGAATTCCTGCGCGGCCAGCCGCGCGCTGCCCACCGTGCCGGACATCTGCCCGCTGATGTGGATGCTCAGCACCTCGTCCGCCGATTGCAGGGCCTGGGTGTACGCCGCGGCGAACTCGGCCGGGCTGGGCTGCGAGGTGCTGGGGGTCTTCTTCCCGGCCTTCAGGCCCGCGAAGATGTCCTGCGGGGTGATCTCCAGGCCGTCCTTGTGCATCTTCCCGTCGAACAGCACGTACAGCGGCACGCGGGTCACGCCGATCTGCGCGAGCAGTTCCGGCGTCAGGTCACTCGTGGAATCCGTGACGATGGCAATGGTCATTGGCTGATACTAGCGTGACATCGCCTACGGTGCCGGTCGGGTCAGGCCGCCCACAACGAACAAACCGCCCCACTTCAGCGGGGCGGTCCGTGCCGTCGGGTCTATTCGGGCTTCTTCCTCGGCTGCCATTTCTTGCGGCCCCCGGCGCCGGGTTCGCTGGTCGCCTGCTGCCCTTCCTCCAGCAGGTTCTCGCCGACCTGTTCCAGCTGCACGTGCTCCGTGATGGGCGCGGCGACCGGCCCCGGGAGAGCAGCGACCTGCGGTTCGGGTGCAGGGGCCGGCACAGGCGCGGCCTTCGGCGCCCACTTCTTCCGCTCGCCGGTCGGGGCGGGCGCGGCAGGCGCAGGCGCTTCAGGCGTCACGGCCGGCGCGGCCTGCGGGGCGGCCTGAGGTGCAGGCGCGGCGTCAGGCTCCGTCGCGGGCGCGGCGCTGACCGGTTGTCCCTTCGGCGCCCACTTCTTCCGTTCACCTGCGGCGGGCGCGGCTACGGGCACAGCGGGCTCGGCACTGGATTCGGCGCTGGAGGCCACCTCGGTGGGAGCCACGGACGCAGAAGGCTCGGGGGCGGCCGGGGCAGGCGTCGCTTCCGCTTTCGCCTTCGGTGCCCAGGCCTTACGGGCGGGGGCGTCCGTGCCGGGTGCCGCAGGGGCCGGGGTCGCGGCCGTGACGCCCGGCTGGGCGGCGGGGGTGTGAGCAACAGGGGCGGGGTTCACGTCGTCCACCTTCGCCTTCGGTGCCCAGGCCTTGCGGGCCGGAGCGTCGGCCACCGGGGTGGCGGGCGCCGCCGTCGCAGCCGCCGGGGCGGGCGTGACCGGCGCGGGAGTTACGTCGCCGGCCACGTCGTCGCCGCCCTTGGGTTTCCAGCTCTTGCGGGCCGGAGCGTCGGGCGTGGCAGCAGCCGGGGCAGGTGCGGGTGCGGCGGGAGCCACGTCGTCCGCACCGGCCGCCCTGGGTTTCCAGCTCTTGCGGGCGCCCGCCTCGGGGTGCGCGGCCTGCGCTTCGGGCCGGGTGCCCTGCGTGGCGTCGGGGCTGCCGGGCTGCGCGTTGATGACGGCGGCGCTCGTCTCGCCCACTACAGCGGTGGGGGCACCGGCGCCGGGGCGCTCGCCCGTGCGGTCCATGGGCGTCTGCGCATTGGGGGCGCTGACGACCTCGGGCTGCTCCAGCGGGGTGGCGCCTTCCACGGGGCCGGTGGGGGCGGCCTGCTGCCAGGTGCCGTCGGCGCGCTGCACGCTCTCGAGCATGAGTTCCGCGACGTCCTTGACGATGATGTCGTCGCGTTTCTGCTTCTCGGGCGTGGAGTTCATCATCGCCTTGCAGAAGGGGCAGCCCACCGCGACGACCTTGCCGGTCTGCTCGAATTCGTCGCTGGCGGCCTTGGCGCTGTCCAGGCGGGCCTGGAGTTCACGGAAGCGGTTGTCGCTGACTCGCTCCGAGCCCTCTTCCTCCTCCTTCCAGAACTGCGCGCCGCCCGCGCCGCAGCAGAAGGAGTTCTCGCGGCTGCGTTCCAGGTCCAGCACCTCGCCCGCCATCTTCGTGATGAGGCTGCGGGGGGCGTCGTACACGCCGTTATGCCGGCCCAGGTAGCAGGGGTCGTGGTACGTGACGTTCTCCGCGAGCCGTTCCATGGGGAGCTTCCCAGCGGCCACGAGGGTTTCGAGGTACTCGGTGTGGTGGATGGTGCGGTAGTCGCCGCCGAGCTGCTTGTACTCGTGCCCGATGGCGTTCATACAGTGCGGGCAGGTCGCCACGATCAGTTTCGGCGCGACGGTGTTCAGGGTCTCAACGTTCTCGGCGGCGAGCTGCTGGTACAGGAACTCGTTCCCGGCGCGGCGGGCGCTGTCGCCGGTGCAGGCTTCCTTCTTGCCCAGCACGGCGTAGTTCACGCCGGCCTTGTCGAGCAGCTGCACGAACGAGCGGGCGACCTTCTGCGCGCCCGGGTCGTAGCTGGCGGCGCAGCCCACCCAGTAGATGACGTCCGGGGTGGGGTTCTCGTCGATGGTGGGGACTTTCAGGCCCTCGGCCCACTCCATGCGCTTGTCGCGGCTGATGCCCCAGGGGTTGCTGGCGCGTTCCATGCCGCGGAAGGCGGTCTGGAGCTGCGGGGGGAACTCACCGGCGACCATGACCTGATGGCGGCGGATGTCGATGATGTCGAGCATCTGCTCGTCCTGCACGGGGCAGACCTGCATGCAGGCGCCGCAGGTGGTGCAGGCCCAGACGCTTTCCTCGTTGATGGCGAATTCCAGCAGGGGGTGCGCCGTGCTCGCGCCGCTCTCGAAGGGGGCGGGTTTCAGGGTGAAGGGGCTGGGGTGCGACCCGATCACGTTCAGTTCCATGCGCTTGTTGATCTCCAGCGCGGCGGGGCTCAGGGCCTTGCCGGTGGCGTTGGCCGGGCAGACGTCCTGGCAGCGGTTGCACTGGATGCAGGAGTACGCGTCGAGCAGGCGCGGCCATTCCAGGTCCTCGAGTTTCTCGACGCCCAGCTTGGGCTCCTCGGCCTCCATGGCCTCTTCCAGACCCTTCATGGGGGGCAGGACGCCGCTGCCGACCGGGCGTTTCAGCGCGTAGTTCAGCGGGGCCATGAAGATATGGATGTGCTTCGTGAACGGGAAGTACGCCAGGAACGCCAGGACGCTGCCGAGCGCACCCCAGTACCCGAAGACGCGCCAGCCCTCGACGGCCTGCTCGCTGGCCCCGCTGAA encodes:
- a CDS encoding HAD family hydrolase translates to MTSEQKRHVAFDWGGVFTVGTFDGRSTQNVADRSGVPVERVRDSYFRHVRQLEVGAWTLPQFWTVLQEEAGIPMPYTDFEPLYLGSIHDNAPMYATLAALPAGVRVGLLSNNYPVVSDHLRRDPRFARFHQPVFSNELGHKKPSPESFAALEAAMGVPAAQVAFVDDVQENIDAANDAGFHGILYHHDHHAAFEATLAEWLNG
- a CDS encoding DHH family phosphoesterase yields the protein MTDASSQTNDLQAVAQALLTHTGPIVVLSHENPDGDALGSVLGLTRALRQLGREVIAPVHVPRFLAFVPRPGELSDRLSSWPEGAMAAVLDVDNNDHVRVAGADLSTFRGPVVNVDHHGTNARRADALAVDPGQPAAAVMVAELIDLLGARWTEEIATPLMLGLITDTGSFRFDSVTPQAFRAAARLREAGARLGWISDQLGQNPVTYYTLLREVLGTLEFLHGGRVVLARVDEAMLARAGAAWEDVENYVGMLRNAEGSQLAVMVKDFGDRVKLSLRSRAGLSAQNIAVALGGGGHVPAAGASLNQPWPEVAAQLDAAITAELARVDALGA
- a CDS encoding serine hydrolase; translated protein: MRRFPLRATWWLPALLLGCAQPAPQREGHVTLQRQAAPGQALPGPAQPAPDALRDDRGCLLPAPVVPKAPPPPHHLSGQLGLWVAEIDPVTLRPVRAVATNPDSVFPLASTYKQAVLWALLREVDAGRMQPGERFTVTRQNQSLGSYPFDGSDVRALSERMIHNSDNTATDILHRRAGLGAVQDVADRLGLCRTRLILPTKAWWVAQSGLSATFNGSGRWTGARGEEQRRIAALIDRDAQKYRADYVQRKLNDYFDHRRDDALDAQVYNLSTPYEFGTLVAQEFLRPDLSEASRRWQREVMATGFGKSALTITHQGRVRYVGAKGGNGWQLLTYSGYVETTDGRHLVYVFMQRGADQSYTMPNTRRAFAWINAALKVVLDAPARTTALGAPAR
- a CDS encoding DegV family protein, whose amino-acid sequence is MTIAIVTDSTSDLTPELLAQIGVTRVPLYVLFDGKMHKDGLEITPQDIFAGLKAGKKTPSTSQPSPAEFAAAYTQALQSADEVLSIHISGQMSGTVGSARLAAQEFGGKVTVVDSRSVSMGLGLRVLRAAELAHQGLSMNEIVRQLEAAGAKADIRFTVDTLDFLRINGRIGGAQALLGSLLNIKPILIVKDGRVESGGRVRGHKKAMADIVEHVRKYVAQHGSARVAVMCTPGGEEYVQEVRAGLAGLNFEDMGDHQIGAVVATHAGPGTVGVTLEPVTV